The genomic segment gtctcgctcttgctcaggctggtctcgaactcctgaccttgagcaatccacccgcctcggcctcccagagtgctaggattacaggcgtgagccaccgcgcccggcctatatcatTTATTTCTACAAATTAATTCTGCAACTGTTTGTGAgcatttactacatgccaggtactGGCCTAGGCGTTTGGGAGAcatcagtggaaaaaaaaaaattcctggccgggcgcggtggctcacgcctgtaatcctagcactctgggaggccgaggcgggtggattgctcaaggtcaggagttcgagaccagcctgagcgagaccccgtctctactaaaaaatagaaagacattatatggacaactaaaaatctatatagaaaaaattagccgggcatagtggcgcatgcctgtagtcccagctacttgggaggctgaggcagtaggatcgcttaagcccaggagtctgaggttgctgtgagctaagctgacgccacggcactcactctagcctgggcaacaaagtgagactctgtctcaacaaaaaaaaaaaaaaaaattcctgaccttgtggaacttacattctagtagggCTAAATTGATTAATGCAAGGTATGGTTGTTCCGGTTACTATTGCTAGCCATTGgcttaaaataacttattttgttCCCAATTTTGCAGATCAGGAATTCAGAAAGGTCTAGACATGGCAGGTCTTGCTTGGGGGGAGTCTCTCATGTAGTTCCTTTCAGATATTGGCAAGGCCTGCAATCATGTGAAAGCTTGCTGGGCTAGACAAGATGCTGGTTGTCAGCTAGGATGTCAGCTGGGTTATAAACTGGCATACCTATGGGTGGTGTGACTTCTTATGCGGTACTTGGCTTCTCTTGGAGTGAGCAATTTGAGAGAAGCAGGTGGAAGCTGCTGGTTCTGACTGAGCCTTGGAAGTTACACAGCTTTACTTCTGGTGCATTCTCTTGGTTACACTTGAGTCTCTGGGTtggcccagattcaaggggaggggtcATAGACCCCACCTCTCATTGGGGAGTAGTGTAGGGGCTACAAAAATAATTTGGGCACACATTTTAAAACTACCACAACTGTTGTGGTTTTGCATTTTGAATATATCGGATACGTTGTTAGAGATGAAAAGCTGGGCTCTGCCTCCAAACTCCCCAATACGGAATGTGTTCTAGAGAGTGTTTTTCTCAAGAGGGGTCATTAAGAAAGGGAGTGCATGTATAGCATCCCCTTTAGGAGTGGCATTATGAGACCATGGTCACAGGTTTATTCCTTGAACCTGATATGACTATTCACAGCTGTAACTTGGCTGAGTTCTGGAAATTGTGAGGAAACCAGGTGACAAGGTGAGCTAATGAGCCAATGCAAAGCCTTCCCTGTGGCCAGAAAAACCAGAGCTTATGTTCTGCTGCTGACTGAGTATGGGAGGTAGTGTTCATGTAGGAAGCCTAACCCGTTGTTATTTCTGTTCTACAGCATAAAGATAGGGAGGTGGTGATAGAGCGCCTCTCTTCAGGAAGTGACTGGTCTGATGTGGATGAGGTCTCCACAGTCAGATTCTCTCAGGAGGAGCCTGTCTCACTGAAACTCCCAGCAGCTCCAGAGCCGCCGCCTTTCACCACAGACTATGTCATGTACCCGCCTCACTTGTACAGTAGTCCTTGGTGTGACTACGCCAGCTATTGGACCAGCAACCCCAAGCCTTCAGCCTACCCCTCcatgggcagcagcagcagcagcacagccCCGGCTGGGAGGAGCAGCCGGAGTCTCCTGAGTGACTATTCCCCCAACTCTACAGTGAGCTCCCAAAACACCTCCAGAGACTTGGAGGCCACAGAGGAAGGCAGATCCCAGAACTCTAGGTCATTTAGTTTCTCCAGAAGCTCAGAAGAAGAAGAGTTGAAGGAGAAAAGAACATTCCAAGAGGAGACGCCACTGCGTCCTTGTGGAGGACACACATCTAGCTCCCTTCCTCGGAGCCACCGGGAGCCAAGCCTGGAGGAGGGCTTCATTGATACCCATTGTCACTTGGACATGCTCTATTCCAAGTTGTCTTTCAAAGGGACTTTTACCAAGTTCAGAAAAATTTATAGCAGCTCCTTCCCTAAGGAATTTCAGGGCTGCATCTCTGACTTCTGTGATCCTCGGACACTAACGGATTGCCTGTGGGAAGAGCTGTTGAAAGAAGATCTGGTTTGGGGGGCCTTTGGCTGTCACCCTCATTTTGCACGTTACTACAATGAAAGTCAAGAAAGAAATCTTCTGCAAGCCTTAAGGCACCCCAAGGCTGTGGCATTTGGGGAAATGGGCTTGGATTACTCTTACAAGTGTACCACACCTGTCCCAGAACAGCACAAGGTAATGAAGCTCTCTTTAGTCTGCTTAGAGTTTTAATTCTTTTAGTTATTGAAACCTAACAATAAGGATTTCTCTACTTTTGGATCTGAAGAAATTAGAATCCCAGgacaggtgctgtggctcacgcctgtaatcccagcactttgggaggccaaggtgggaagatctctCGAGGCctggagttcgaggctgtagtgggCTATatttgtgccattgcactccagcctgggtaacagggcgagaccctgtctattaaaaaaaaaaagaagaagaatttagaATCTCTAAAAATTTACTTGCTCCCATCCAGACCATCTAGATGTCATCTTTCAAATGCTTCAcaagctatttttaatttttcagttttattatgtAAGAGAGGGGAGAGTTACTTTGTGGGTGCTTATGATTAAAGGTAGCAgtatcaaaatatttgttttctttccttcttgggaAGCAATAAACTTTggattttggtttcattttttttaaagttaaatatgttcattgcaaaacatttggaaaatgtaaaaatgtataaaaaaggcAATTTCCCATTCAACCAGAGATGAGACtattacagtctttttttttttttttttttttttttttttgagacagagtctcactctgttgcccgggctagagtgagtgccgtggcgtcagcctagctcacagcaacctcaaactcctgggctcaagcgatcctcctgcctcagcctcccgagtagctgggactacaggcatgcaccaccatgcccggctaattttttctatatatatttttagctgtccatataatttctttctatttttagtagagatggggtctcgctcttgctcaggctggtctcgaactcctgagctcaaacgatccgcccacctcggcctcccagagtgctaggattacaggcgtgagccaccgtgcccggccaagactATTACAGTCTTAACATATTTCCTCATAGTATTTTTTGAGCACGGCATTTTGGCAAGGGAAAAGTTGTAGCATTTCAACGGAAGTTTCTGAAGGAGCAGGACAAGGAGAAAGACCCTCCCACTCCACCTCTTCCCTGGTTCCGAGGTTGAATTTGTTCTTGGAGAATGTGCTTCCTTCCTGGACTGGCATGGAGGCCTGAGAGGTCTGAGTCTGCATGTCCAACAGCCTCCAGGCACTGGGCAGCAGGCACGTGGACTCCACCCTGTGCAGAATTTGGCACACCAGCTTTCATTTTGGCACTGTCTCAAATCTGGCTTGAGGCAGCAATTTATTGGCCAAAGGTGAATGGTAAAATAGCTAAATCTGAACAcaggaaaaagtaatttttaggaAAGTgggacaaatatttaatattgtgcTTTCCCATCTGGTTTCTGTCGTGCACGTCAGATGTggtagggaaagaggaagaaagagttcAGAAGTGTATACTCAGAGGGGTGTTATGTTTAATTGTATAGCTGATGTTTCCTGAATGCCTACTTGGCGCCAGGAAATGTGCTACATATTTCACAGTAACTTTTTCCTTTGTTAAGTTGTCAGTTTCAGGTAGATTTGTATATAAAGGGCCATGGGGCATGCTGCACAACAAACTGAACTTGAAGCGATAGCATGGGTGATAAATACGGTATCATTTGGCTTGATGAGATATGACTCAAAAGtggaaaatagaggaaataaattgctggctgggctgggggcgaAGCTGCatgtaaaggaaaggaaaagactggaaatatttctgtaaaCATTAGGGACTCCTAGGCTGGATTGGAGCAAGTGGATTCTATGTTCTTgatgtattaataaatgtaaaattcagcACCCAGATGAGATGAATGGTGGTAACTACAACTGTACTAGTTGGATGTCTGTGCTGAGTTGCATTTGCCCAAATGCAGACTGCTGAATGTTTTGGGAAGGATAGAAGAAAAGCCTATGGGAGGACTATCTGGCCGGGTCACTAGGGTACCAGAACTGGCTCGTTATAGGAGAGAACTTGCTTTTTGTGCCTAATATTTTCTGGAAagattggaaaatagaaaaaagcaaaagaattgaaaaaaaatttgtagtTACTCTGCTACTCAGAGCAAACCCTTGTTAACTTTTTCCTTGTTTATCTCTGTGTTTACAGATTAACTGTTTAACTCTTGAGAGTTAGAGCCTGAATAGTTCTTGTGTAAGTTGCACACACAGCCGATACGATTATCAGAATTCCTTGGCATCTGGGATGGATGCCAGGGAGAATAGACTGTTCTTCCCCACCCAGGCTGCATCTGTCTCTATTTGTGTTTGACTGAAATTAATTATTGAGGTAATAAATACGCAAGGGACACCTGGGGCCACCCCCAGGAGAGACTGACTAACTCTGGAATCCCTGGAAGTAATGGATCAGCTGGGAACCCAGGCTTATCAAGGGGAAGAGAGTAATTATGTTGGGTCAGTAACTTACCTGCACTCATTCACTGTTCTTTTTCAGCTGGGTCCTCGGAAGGACAAATGCTGTAGACATGTAGATAGCTCCAGTCCAGCCACAAGTTCCTGCATTCTAATGAGTTGTTCTTCCatcttaacatttttgaaatttggaTGTGttttacaaaacattaaaaacttaaTGTTATTGTCCCTTGGAAGATTGCAAGACACCATTAATGAGTGGCTTGTCTTATAAGCACCTATCATAGAATCAAAGAAGTGTGTGGTATGTATGtgctttaaaaaagataattaggaaatttttttaaagatttggaatgtttttttccatttgtgaaattttcctgtttcattaaaatttgaaaaatatttttaacagctgTGTAATATTCCACCCTAAGGCTATCATAGTTTGCTTAACTACTCTAAGGAGTACATTTTTAGAGGCAGGAATTAAAAGATGGAATTGGGATCTCTTGACACCCCCTGCCTCTGTAGGAGTCAAAGGACAGATGAGCATGTAGCAGATGCATCTGGGAGGGGCCTGCCCGCCTGTAGATATTGGAACTAGCCAGTCTTTAAAGCCCTTGCCAAGCATTCTGTAATTTTGGTGTCTCTGGTCATTGTCCTTTAGTTGAAAACACAGGTTAAACAAAAATTACATCAGAATTAGTATTGGCTTAGTGCTGTTATTTTGAGAAGAGGCAGTGCAAGCGTTAGATTTGTGTCAGTCTCAAGTGAATATCACCTGACTCAAATTACCAGAAGCCTCTTATTATTTGATGCTAAAAATGCAAACATGAATTACATTCCATGATTGAAAAAACTACTCATGGCAACATTGAGATGAGGTAATTTGCTTATAGAGACTTAATACTTTTGTTCTTTGGTCTAAACCTGGTCTGATAGAGGAAAGAAGGGATTCTAGCcgtacttttttaatttaaattatttatttattttttgagacagagtctcactctgttgcctgggctagagtgctatgccgtcagcccagctcacagcaacctcaaactcctgggctcaagcgatcctcctgcctcagcctcctgagtagctgggactacaggcatgtgccaccatgcccggctaatttttctatatatatttttagttgtttggttaatttctttctatatttttagtagagacggggtctcgcttttgctcaggctggtctccaactcctgacctcaagcgatcctcccgcctcggcctcccagagtgctaggattacaggtgtgagccaccgcgctcggcctaaATTActaataatatgtatattttattaatgaaaatttaacaGTGGCTAgagttaaaaagaatgaagtatatCTGTAGGTATTGACTGACTATCTGATTTTGATTTAGTAAAGAAACCAAGTtgtaaaaaatatagtatttattctttcaacaaatatttggaagATATTTCAAAGATGCCTTCTGAGAGCCAGTCATTATGCtagagctacacacacacacacacacatacacacacacagctctgtGTACGGAAAGGTATGGAAGCTGATACCTCTTGGGAGTGGAAGTGGGGACGGTGAGGTGAAGGACATTAACTCTGTACTTGATGTTCTagagcctgccctgccccctcacATAAGCATTGCACAGTGGctactgcctgggttcaaatttgaATCCGGGCGCTACAGTTTACAAGCTGTAAGTTCCTTGGCCTCACTGCTTGAGGCGCTGACATCAGTGGTACCCACCTCAGGGTGGTTGTGTTTATAATATGCCTGAAGTGCTTTGAGCACTACTTGGCTTCATAGTAAGCGCCCAGTGAGCATTAGCcgttattattacattatatagcttaaaaataaagaattagagACGATGGGGGTGCCCACTGGGCTGGGTGTTCCAGAGGTAATGGATTTCTGAAGTGCCACTAATCTGCAGGTGTTGTCGCTGTGTCTTCTCCTAGGTGTTTGAGAGACAACTACAGCTGGCTGTGTCTCTAAAGAAGCCCTTGGTCATCCACTGCCGGGAAGCTGATGAAGATCTGCTAGACATCATGAAAAAATTTGTGCCCTCTGACTACAAGATCCATAGGTTAGAAGACTGGAACTTCAGCGGGCAAATGAAAGAAACTTCCCTCTGTCTAGGGCATTagttggaaaaatgaaaacttacgaGAGAAATGATAATCTGTCTTTATATCCTATCTTTTCTAAAGAATTAAGTATTAAgttgaactatatgaaatttCTGATGCTTGACCATTGCTTACAAAATGGCAGTTCCCTATGGTTCAAGCTGAAGCCCTAAATCACCAGTGAGCAGGAAGGGCCTCTCGTGCCCCGCTTCCTGGGTGGCGGGCTGACATGGAGTCTCTGTTCTCAGAAATGAGGACTGTAGTTCCCAGGAGTGACTATGGGGTCTGGTGGTTTAGCACACAGAGAACCTTTGAGGGTacttgaaaagacattttctttccttttttgaattTGAAAGCTCCTTTTCCCcagttattaatatcattaaagtCTAGGATATGTTTTGTCTGAGTGGCATCTAGGGGTTAAATTCAGTTTGGTATCTCTCTGTGAACTCCTACCACATGTATGTCCTAGGCATTGGCTTTTCTCTGGGGACACCTGGAGGAACTGCTAGGAGACAGCTGTGTCGGCTGGTGGCTTCCGTGCACATGGAGCGTGGGACTGAAGTGGGCCCAAGTGCTTAGGGAGCCAGAGCAAGGGCTGCTCAGCTCAGCCCGATGAAGGGTCAGGAGGCGATGCCTGGGCTGGCTCCTTAGAGATGGGTGAGAGAGGGTTAGCTGAGAAACAAGGAGTCCCGAACCCAGCTAGGTCTTGTCagatgggggtgagggtgggagagaTGGGGGATGGGGCCGTCAGGCCTTTTGGTTGAAGCCTCCAACCCCTGGCTGTGGAGGGCGCACACCGACGAGGCAGTCCCTCGGCTCTTCTGGGTTGGCTGGCTTCTCATTGCTTCTTTTTGGGCTGCCTTTAAAGGAAATCTAATGGTGGCAGGTAGACCAGTGCTGAGATGACCCAACATGGTATGGCTGGAGGAAGCCCTGAATTTCCAGATTGGTTAACAATATATATTGCACCAAGAGCATGAACAGGTTTcaaattaagagaagaaaattcaCCAATAGTCCCACTCcctagtattttcattttttatttcctttcatttcatttgaTTATATCAGCGTAAGTTTTACACGCTGTAGTTGTACTCTCAGAGGGGCTACAGTTTTCATTCTGCTTCTCTTTTCGTGTTATAAGCACACTCTACCCCTGTACTGTTGCTGTGTACTCTTTGTGGTAGTCATTCCAAGTGACCATAGTATTCTGCAACGTGAGGGAGGGTTGCCGAGCGTCGCTCACCCAGCGTCACCTTGGCTCTTACTGTGTTGGAGCCAgcttttgactttgtttatggTGGAGCTGTCCCTTGGGGGCAGTCTCTCTATATCGGGGAATTCTTAAAAATGGGTCCTAGATCTAAAGGGGCTTGGAGTTGCTGCAGAGGGGACTGTGAGCGAGCCCTGACCTGGAGGTCTCTCCCCTAGGCATTGCTTCACCGGCAGCTATCCAGTCATTGAGCCCCTGTTGAAGTACTTTCCCAACATGTCTGTGGGCTTCACGGCGGTCCTGACATACTCCTCTGCCTGGGAGGCCCGGGAAGCTCTGAAACAGATCCCGCTGGACAGAATCATTGTGGAAACTGATGCTCCCTACTTCCTTCCTCGCCAGGTACGGGTGTCTTCAGGCTGAGTTgaggcctggaggggagggggtggggaggtgggtggtCACCCTTACAAGGTTGGCAGGGCCAGAGCCCCAGTGACTTCCAGGTCCCACCCTGGGCTATGTAGATATCTCCTCATTGTTGCTCTGCAGAACCAAAAGTCTAGGGGGCTGAGAAGCTGAAGGGTAACCACTCTCTTCCAGGCAGTGCAAAGCCCTACCCTGTAGAGGGTAGTCCAAGGAAGCGTGGGACCCTGCTCACCCAGAGCCCCCCATGACTAGGACTCTCCCTGCACCTGCAGGTAAAGGGGTCTCTACAGGGCAGCCCCAAAGAGGTCCTTGCTGgggaagggacagggagggagtTCTATATTATGGCTGTGCACAGAAGACACAGTGATGTTATGAATGCTTGATGTCTTCCAGGTTCCCAAAAGCCTTTGCCAGTATGCCCACCCGGGCCTGGCCTTGCATACAGTTCGAGAGATTGCCAGGGTCAAAGATCAGCCACTCTCCCGCACTTTGGCCACCTTGCGTGAGAACACCAGTCGCCTCTACAATCTTTAAGCAGAAAGGACACAATCAGGAGTCTCCTGGAAAAGGTCATAAAATTCACATTATATGTTTTTAAGAAATCAGGACAAATTTTTTGttgcattttcttaatgtaaAGCATGTAAACCTAGGGTGAGCATGAAGCTTGATTTGTCTTGAGTGAACTTGGTTTGGaaccttcttccttttctcttcaaacCCTCCAGGGTGACCAGCGGCCTGACATAACACAGGCTGGGTTTGCACTCTGCCTGTGCCCCAGGTCAAGGATATGTTTGGCGAGCCTGTTGGAACAGAGAAAACCAGG from the Eulemur rufifrons isolate Redbay chromosome 7, OSU_ERuf_1, whole genome shotgun sequence genome contains:
- the TATDN2 gene encoding putative deoxyribonuclease TATDN2 isoform X2 yields the protein MNSECAAEAEGQNDTTEEPNKVQKRKRDRLRDQGSTMIYLKAIQGILGKSMPKRKGEAAIRAKPSTGEHSSRGGGPVRSEGPTRSGEGPARNVKATSPQKEKESAPEVGVEEEKPVLERSNFCDRRVVVDPQEKPGEEPLGDRRTVIDKHSPPLEFLDDSDSHSEIQKHKDREVVIERLSSGSDWSDVDEVSTVRFSQEEPVSLKLPAAPEPPPFTTDYVMYPPHLYSSPWCDYASYWTSNPKPSAYPSMGSSSSSTAPAGRSSRSLLSDYSPNSTVSSQNTSRDLEATEEGRSQNSRSFSFSRSSEEEELKEKRTFQEETPLRPCGGHTSSSLPRSHREPSLEEGFIDTHCHLDMLYSKLSFKGTFTKFRKIYSSSFPKEFQGCISDFCDPRTLTDCLWEELLKEDLVWGAFGCHPHFARYYNESQERNLLQALRHPKAVAFGEMGLDYSYKCTTPVPEQHKVFERQLQLAVSLKKPLVIHCREADEDLLDIMKKFVPSDYKIHRHCFTGSYPVIEPLLKYFPNMSVGFTAVLTYSSAWEAREALKQIPLDRIIVETDAPYFLPRQVPKSLCQYAHPGLALHTVREIARVKDQPLSRTLATLRENTSRLYNL
- the TATDN2 gene encoding putative deoxyribonuclease TATDN2 isoform X1, which translates into the protein MASERRKVKYHWSSTSEGCPSKRSCLREPSDVAPSSRPTHSSVSRSGRASSPKRLKAQKEDDVACLPRLSWGSSRGRNSSSPSSGPGVGGGASKGCLIRSTRGFLSSGGSPRRPADPSLEEMASLEEEACSLKVDSKDSCGNSMNSECAAEAEGQNDTTEEPNKVQKRKRDRLRDQGSTMIYLKAIQGILGKSMPKRKGEAAIRAKPSTGEHSSRGGGPVRSEGPTRSGEGPARNVKATSPQKEKESAPEVGVEEEKPVLERSNFCDRRVVVDPQEKPGEEPLGDRRTVIDKHSPPLEFLDDSDSHSEIQKHKDREVVIERLSSGSDWSDVDEVSTVRFSQEEPVSLKLPAAPEPPPFTTDYVMYPPHLYSSPWCDYASYWTSNPKPSAYPSMGSSSSSTAPAGRSSRSLLSDYSPNSTVSSQNTSRDLEATEEGRSQNSRSFSFSRSSEEEELKEKRTFQEETPLRPCGGHTSSSLPRSHREPSLEEGFIDTHCHLDMLYSKLSFKGTFTKFRKIYSSSFPKEFQGCISDFCDPRTLTDCLWEELLKEDLVWGAFGCHPHFARYYNESQERNLLQALRHPKAVAFGEMGLDYSYKCTTPVPEQHKVFERQLQLAVSLKKPLVIHCREADEDLLDIMKKFVPSDYKIHRHCFTGSYPVIEPLLKYFPNMSVGFTAVLTYSSAWEAREALKQIPLDRIIVETDAPYFLPRQVPKSLCQYAHPGLALHTVREIARVKDQPLSRTLATLRENTSRLYNL